In one Pseudomonas fitomaticsae genomic region, the following are encoded:
- a CDS encoding glycoside hydrolase family 5 protein produces the protein MKSAHLKHLGAAALLILSAAAQVHASALFPSLPARTIGVQVKIQNFTPADAEQIKAAGFSFVRFGVWSDSLGGKAYQKQISDAFAAARSAGLPVLMTVRATKPLTGDLASAGEAFANAVTGLEQAWSAQLVGIEIWNEPDLDTYWPTGDFKNTFVPFMTAMCKTLQGKPQSTPLVGFGFARPPTAGSASTVALNSILGTYPQCLDAISYHPYGMTATQISNAQTFIQQNFHLPGVISEWGISALASNGGPDGQASKISAFIADVKKLNIPLTSIYEWKNSESGSNDREKNFGLLTSDGQSKPAQTAASTQLNAE, from the coding sequence ATGAAATCAGCACATCTCAAACATCTTGGTGCCGCCGCCCTGTTGATACTCAGTGCAGCCGCGCAGGTTCACGCCAGTGCTTTATTCCCGTCACTGCCCGCCAGAACCATAGGCGTACAGGTCAAGATCCAGAACTTCACCCCAGCCGACGCCGAGCAGATCAAAGCGGCCGGATTCAGCTTTGTGCGCTTCGGCGTCTGGAGCGACAGCCTCGGCGGCAAGGCCTATCAGAAGCAGATCAGCGATGCCTTTGCGGCAGCGCGGTCCGCCGGCTTGCCGGTCTTGATGACTGTGCGCGCCACCAAACCATTGACCGGCGACCTGGCGAGCGCCGGTGAAGCGTTCGCCAACGCGGTGACCGGGCTTGAGCAAGCCTGGAGCGCGCAACTGGTGGGGATCGAAATCTGGAACGAGCCGGATCTCGACACCTACTGGCCCACCGGAGACTTCAAAAACACCTTCGTGCCATTCATGACGGCCATGTGCAAGACGCTGCAGGGCAAGCCGCAATCGACGCCTCTGGTGGGATTCGGTTTCGCCCGCCCGCCGACGGCCGGCTCCGCCTCGACCGTGGCACTCAACAGCATCCTCGGCACTTATCCGCAGTGCCTGGACGCCATTTCCTATCACCCTTACGGCATGACCGCGACGCAGATCAGCAACGCGCAAACCTTCATCCAGCAAAACTTCCATCTGCCGGGCGTCATCAGTGAATGGGGCATCTCGGCGCTCGCCTCCAACGGCGGACCGGACGGGCAAGCCAGTAAAATCTCTGCGTTCATCGCTGATGTTAAAAAACTCAACATCCCGCTGACGTCGATTTACGAATGGAAGAACAGCGAGTCGGGCAGCAACGACCGGGAGAAGAATTTCGGCCTGCTGACCTCCGACGGCCAGTCGAAACCGGCACAAACGGCGGCCTCGACCCAGCTCAACGCCGAATAG
- a CDS encoding MATE family efflux transporter gives MIFRLLLRGGALGAKFLLVLAITHYLGYEALGFYGVVVAASLIASKFYSVGFSSEINRLISVGGSSRRVVDKVLLLYLAVGLALSVLTVVIYSLFQSVEATTALIACVTLVLLTEHLSFEINSFVFSAQKATAGALLFFIKTGLWALLAVGGMALGWVSAIASVLWLWVIANVLVIVAGYLIVVNVHRGREEGTLATAAVWKAGLPFYLGTGLIALSQYAERFLIIDLEPYASLGKYVYAWSAANTLQALSYAVVAVVGIPLLAKRYQADQQPFTVRQLFVNKWVARSLVVSAAVAVGIYLFFNVVLDYVATSVPRPDNGILGVLIFSFALRGVGDIVWGGLIASKNSRVSLASAAICLLVSVPVSYLLIKHWSIYGAAWGNVFAIIVQLGVIALLTRATRAKKAVVSWA, from the coding sequence ATGATATTCCGGCTGTTGCTGCGGGGCGGGGCACTGGGCGCGAAGTTCTTGCTGGTGCTCGCCATCACCCATTACCTCGGTTACGAGGCGCTGGGTTTTTACGGCGTGGTGGTCGCGGCGTCGTTGATCGCGTCGAAGTTCTACAGCGTCGGTTTCAGTTCCGAGATCAATCGGCTGATCAGTGTGGGCGGCAGTTCGCGCCGGGTCGTGGACAAGGTGCTGTTGCTGTACCTGGCCGTGGGGCTGGCGTTGTCGGTGCTGACGGTGGTGATCTATTCACTGTTCCAGTCGGTGGAGGCGACCACCGCGCTGATCGCCTGCGTGACGCTGGTGCTGCTCACCGAGCACCTGTCGTTCGAGATCAACTCGTTCGTGTTTTCCGCGCAGAAAGCCACGGCGGGTGCGCTGCTGTTTTTCATCAAGACCGGGCTCTGGGCATTGCTGGCCGTGGGCGGAATGGCGCTCGGCTGGGTGTCCGCAATCGCCAGCGTGTTGTGGCTGTGGGTCATCGCCAACGTGCTGGTGATCGTCGCCGGTTACCTGATCGTGGTGAATGTTCATCGCGGGCGGGAAGAGGGGACGCTGGCGACGGCGGCCGTGTGGAAAGCCGGGTTGCCGTTTTACCTCGGCACAGGCCTGATCGCCCTGAGCCAGTACGCCGAACGCTTTCTGATCATCGACCTTGAACCCTACGCCAGCCTCGGTAAATACGTGTACGCGTGGTCGGCGGCCAATACCTTGCAGGCGCTGTCCTACGCGGTGGTGGCGGTGGTCGGCATTCCGCTGCTCGCCAAGCGTTATCAGGCCGATCAGCAACCGTTCACGGTCCGGCAGTTGTTCGTGAATAAATGGGTCGCGCGGTCGCTGGTGGTGTCGGCGGCGGTCGCGGTGGGCATTTATCTGTTCTTCAACGTGGTGCTCGATTACGTCGCCACCAGCGTTCCGCGTCCGGACAACGGCATTCTTGGTGTACTGATTTTCTCCTTCGCCCTGCGCGGCGTTGGCGACATCGTCTGGGGCGGGTTGATCGCTTCGAAAAACAGTCGGGTGTCCCTCGCCAGCGCGGCCATTTGTCTGCTGGTTTCAGTGCCGGTCAGTTACCTGCTGATCAAGCACTGGTCGATCTACGGCGCGGCCTGGGGCAACGTCTTCGCGATCATCGTGCAGCTCGGCGTGATTGCGCTGCTGACGCGTGCCACGCGGGCGAAAAAGGCTGTCGTGTCATGGGCCTGA
- a CDS encoding SGNH/GDSL hydrolase family protein — protein sequence MLAVDEVPPAAVVQVGDARERFGQWREGKAGKVLSISVIGDSYSAGQDYYLNKLVQRVAGEVGFAGPGYVGFNHGAALGGTHFKYTRSSEKYFGGDWQVSGLGQASPDSRTVTGRPGAWLQVDANPTPAINTAVTQAKLLYLGNGEPSELRYRWSPSADWHPLKLAGEGVQEVPLPGTSAATDWAFRLEVMKGAPTLFGLWLSNDQNGVRVSKLAASGAASADFYHDDARWQAQWKAVVSKIPADIYLIMLGGNDQGFGVKPEQYLHNVQGLVGMLREIQPAASINLILRQDTTRSSAYPMSAYTQVIEPWAREQRLGYANLQCAFGTDVKRYAAAMIGPDKIHPVPATGGRVIADYFYRWVVGGQQKVSPQDSCGETSR from the coding sequence ATGCTGGCTGTTGATGAGGTCCCGCCGGCGGCGGTGGTGCAGGTCGGCGACGCTCGCGAGCGGTTTGGCCAGTGGCGCGAAGGCAAGGCCGGCAAGGTGTTGTCGATCTCGGTGATCGGCGACAGCTACAGCGCCGGGCAGGATTACTACCTGAACAAACTGGTGCAGCGCGTGGCCGGAGAGGTCGGGTTTGCCGGGCCGGGTTATGTCGGCTTCAACCACGGCGCAGCGCTGGGTGGCACGCATTTCAAGTACACCCGCAGCAGCGAGAAATACTTCGGCGGCGACTGGCAGGTTTCCGGCCTCGGTCAGGCCAGTCCCGACAGCCGCACGGTGACCGGGCGCCCCGGCGCCTGGCTGCAAGTCGACGCCAATCCGACGCCTGCCATCAACACCGCCGTCACTCAGGCGAAACTGCTCTACCTTGGCAACGGTGAACCCAGTGAATTGCGTTATCGCTGGTCACCCTCCGCCGACTGGCATCCATTGAAACTTGCAGGCGAGGGCGTTCAGGAAGTCCCGCTGCCCGGCACGTCGGCAGCCACCGATTGGGCTTTCAGACTGGAAGTGATGAAGGGCGCGCCAACCCTGTTCGGCCTGTGGCTGAGCAACGATCAAAACGGGGTTCGGGTGTCGAAGCTGGCGGCGTCCGGCGCGGCGTCCGCTGATTTCTATCACGACGATGCTCGCTGGCAGGCGCAGTGGAAAGCCGTGGTGTCGAAGATCCCCGCAGACATTTACCTGATCATGCTCGGTGGCAACGATCAGGGCTTTGGCGTGAAGCCCGAGCAATATTTGCATAACGTTCAGGGGCTGGTCGGCATGCTCCGCGAGATTCAGCCGGCGGCGAGCATCAACCTGATCCTGCGTCAGGACACCACTCGCTCCAGCGCGTATCCGATGTCGGCTTATACACAGGTCATCGAGCCCTGGGCCCGTGAGCAGCGTCTGGGTTACGCCAATCTGCAATGCGCGTTCGGCACCGACGTCAAACGCTACGCGGCGGCCATGATCGGGCCGGACAAGATTCATCCGGTACCGGCCACGGGTGGGCGGGTGATCGCCGATTACTTCTATCGTTGGGTCGTGGGCGGACAGCAAAAAGTCTCGCCACAGGACAGCTGTGGCGAGACTTCGAGGTAG
- a CDS encoding polysaccharide biosynthesis tyrosine autokinase encodes MQLPSVIGTRDNDQDSIDLLGIFGSLIDQKWLIGAFTGAFMMTGVAYAILATPVYLANALVQVEPKKNDMLGFSDLNSMLGGQSPSVTEIGIIKSRAVIGKTVDDLRLDIDVTPNTFPLIGGFLSRRYRGETELSVAPPRFGLSSYAWGGERLEFAKLDLPKELLGKKLTLIAGEQHRFQLLDDNDNLLVDGVAGEAFAQDGVEGQVAQLLANPGTRFEVVRYPRIVTIQGYQDALDISEQGKESGIIRLALASSDAAEAVKILNKIASLYVDQNVRRTSAEAAQSLAFLQSQLPQVKRDLAKASDALNAYQTHGKTVNISLETQSVLGQSVALETRISELKLQQAEMDRKFTKQHPAYRALMTQIGELTQQQRSLEGKVQDLPATQQELLNLTRDVEVASQIYTQLLNKSQELDIIRAGAVGNVRLVDTADVDLTSPVKPKKALIVLIATFLGAFVGVALVLLRKSLSKGLEGPEGIEQLGLPVYASIPYSALQQEEDSKKVRAKVAADTPAYLLALRNPTDLSIESIRSLRTCLHFAALDSTNNRIMISGPSPQVGKTFVSSNLAAVMAQSGQRVVLIDADMRKGHLHKTLNTPITNGLSDLLVKRCTLDQAINKVEVDNLHFISRGQVPPNPSELLMHANFRELLAQLSERYDVVIIDTPPLLAVTDAAIVGREAGISLIVARFGVNPAKEIEMTIRRFAQNGIELKGAVFNGVEKRAASYYGNGSYYNYEYASDQS; translated from the coding sequence ATGCAGTTACCGTCAGTAATCGGCACCCGCGACAACGATCAAGACAGTATTGATCTTCTCGGCATCTTCGGCAGCCTGATCGATCAGAAGTGGTTGATCGGTGCATTCACCGGCGCATTCATGATGACCGGTGTGGCCTATGCGATCTTGGCTACGCCGGTGTATCTGGCCAACGCGTTGGTGCAGGTCGAACCGAAAAAGAACGACATGCTGGGTTTTTCCGACCTCAACAGCATGCTCGGCGGGCAATCGCCGTCGGTGACCGAAATCGGCATCATCAAATCCCGCGCAGTGATCGGTAAGACGGTCGACGATTTGCGCCTGGACATCGACGTCACCCCCAACACTTTTCCGCTGATCGGGGGCTTTCTTTCCCGGCGCTATCGCGGCGAGACCGAACTCAGCGTCGCGCCGCCGCGTTTCGGCCTGAGCAGCTACGCCTGGGGCGGTGAGCGCCTGGAGTTTGCCAAGCTCGATCTGCCCAAGGAACTGCTGGGCAAGAAACTCACCCTGATCGCCGGCGAACAACATCGCTTCCAACTGCTCGACGACAACGACAACCTGCTGGTCGACGGCGTGGCGGGCGAAGCCTTCGCGCAGGACGGCGTGGAAGGGCAGGTCGCACAACTGCTGGCCAACCCCGGAACGCGTTTCGAAGTGGTGCGTTACCCACGGATCGTGACCATTCAGGGTTATCAGGACGCGCTGGACATCTCCGAGCAAGGCAAGGAATCGGGGATCATCCGTCTGGCCCTGGCCAGCAGCGACGCCGCCGAAGCGGTGAAGATTCTCAACAAGATCGCTTCGCTGTACGTGGATCAGAACGTGCGCCGCACCTCCGCCGAAGCGGCGCAGAGCCTGGCGTTCCTGCAAAGCCAGTTGCCGCAGGTCAAACGCGATCTGGCCAAGGCCAGCGATGCGCTGAACGCCTACCAGACCCATGGCAAGACCGTGAACATCTCGCTGGAAACCCAATCGGTGCTCGGCCAGTCCGTGGCCCTCGAAACGCGGATTTCCGAGCTGAAACTGCAACAGGCGGAGATGGATCGCAAGTTCACCAAACAGCACCCGGCCTACCGTGCGCTGATGACCCAGATCGGCGAACTGACCCAGCAACAGCGCTCGCTGGAAGGCAAGGTTCAGGACCTGCCGGCCACCCAGCAGGAACTGCTCAACCTGACCCGAGATGTCGAAGTCGCTTCGCAGATCTACACCCAATTGCTGAACAAATCCCAGGAGCTGGACATCATCCGCGCCGGCGCCGTGGGCAATGTGCGTCTGGTGGATACGGCGGACGTCGACCTGACCAGCCCGGTCAAACCGAAGAAAGCTCTGATCGTGCTGATCGCCACTTTCCTCGGCGCCTTCGTCGGCGTGGCGCTGGTGCTGTTGCGCAAATCCTTGAGCAAGGGCCTGGAAGGGCCGGAAGGCATCGAACAGCTCGGCTTGCCGGTCTACGCGTCGATTCCCTACAGTGCCCTGCAACAGGAAGAGGACAGCAAAAAAGTCCGGGCCAAAGTCGCGGCAGACACGCCGGCGTATCTGCTGGCCCTGCGCAACCCGACGGACCTGTCCATCGAATCGATCCGCAGCCTGCGCACCTGCCTGCATTTCGCGGCGCTGGATTCGACCAACAACCGGATCATGATTTCCGGCCCGAGCCCGCAGGTCGGCAAGACCTTCGTCTCTTCCAACCTCGCGGCGGTCATGGCGCAGAGCGGCCAGCGCGTGGTGCTGATCGACGCCGACATGCGCAAAGGTCATCTGCACAAGACCCTGAACACGCCGATCACCAACGGACTGTCGGATCTGCTGGTCAAGCGCTGCACCCTCGATCAGGCAATCAACAAGGTCGAGGTCGACAACCTGCACTTCATCAGTCGTGGCCAGGTTCCACCGAACCCTTCCGAACTGCTGATGCACGCGAATTTCCGCGAACTGCTGGCGCAACTCAGCGAACGCTATGACGTGGTGATCATCGACACGCCACCGCTGCTGGCCGTGACCGATGCGGCAATTGTCGGTCGCGAAGCCGGCATCAGCCTGATCGTCGCGCGGTTCGGGGTGAACCCGGCCAAGGAAATCGAAATGACGATCCGGCGTTTCGCCCAGAACGGAATCGAGTTGAAGGGCGCGGTATTCAACGGCGTCGAGAAGCGTGCGGCCAGCTATTACGGCAACGGCAGCTATTACAACTACGAATACGCGTCCGACCAGTCCTGA
- the rssC gene encoding anti-sigma factor antagonist RssC, translating to MSTGRIQFAEQDGTFVLKFVGEVRLTLCSALDATIEKIFTALNFNAIVIDLTETRSIDSTTLGLLAKLSILSRQKVGLLPTVVTTHEDITRLLQSMGFEQVFNIVNHPVPCPECLDDLPDQDQSEEVVRIKVLEAHKILMGLNDSNREAFHDLVNALERH from the coding sequence ATGAGTACCGGTAGAATCCAGTTCGCCGAGCAGGACGGCACCTTCGTCCTGAAGTTCGTCGGTGAAGTTCGCCTGACCCTGTGTTCGGCGTTGGATGCGACTATTGAAAAAATCTTCACCGCGCTGAATTTCAACGCGATCGTGATCGATTTGACCGAAACCCGCAGCATCGACAGCACCACGCTGGGCCTGCTGGCCAAGCTGTCGATCCTGTCGCGGCAGAAGGTCGGCCTGCTGCCGACCGTGGTCACCACCCACGAGGACATCACGCGTCTGTTGCAGTCGATGGGTTTCGAGCAGGTGTTCAATATCGTCAACCATCCCGTGCCATGCCCGGAATGCCTCGATGATCTGCCGGACCAGGATCAGTCGGAAGAGGTTGTGCGGATCAAGGTGCTCGAAGCGCACAAGATCCTCATGGGCCTGAACGACTCCAACCGCGAAGCCTTCCATGACCTGGTGAATGCCCTCGAACGGCACTGA
- a CDS encoding polysaccharide pyruvyl transferase family protein, translating to MNVTILHGYSASNSGDGLLVDLAIALVQRNFGEDTAISVVASDPDSFKYLPHPRFDAPVMAAKGLGRVKEAVFLNQSYAGLADLLKKTDLIVGVGGGYMRSKSAFEHIKLKLGHAKQLETAILSKVPSVYLPQSIGPFHGDSDKIVGHYASADAVFVRDNRSSALFDACENVYRAPDLAVQALAGKILQQPKFTRCASTPATVCVVLRKPPAWSKEKKLAYVANLKVLLQRLKNKSKVVCAVQSAVRGNDDGAFYRELGITENLLPLKATLAKYQPDLVISVRLHGAIESLLSGVPAYHISYERKGFGAYQDMGVEDWVINGGDINVDTIIDTVYAPDALSNFGKRLTDTCREIEAKTVAMDDIIKGVIR from the coding sequence ATGAACGTAACGATTTTGCATGGCTACAGTGCCTCCAACTCCGGCGATGGTCTGCTGGTCGATCTGGCCATTGCGCTGGTGCAGCGCAACTTTGGTGAAGACACCGCGATCAGCGTCGTGGCTTCCGATCCGGACTCTTTCAAGTACCTGCCGCACCCGCGTTTCGATGCGCCGGTGATGGCGGCCAAGGGCCTGGGCCGGGTCAAAGAGGCGGTGTTCCTCAATCAGTCCTACGCGGGGCTGGCGGATCTGCTGAAGAAAACCGATCTGATCGTCGGCGTCGGCGGCGGCTACATGCGTTCGAAAAGTGCCTTCGAGCACATCAAGCTGAAACTCGGCCATGCCAAACAACTGGAAACCGCGATCCTCAGCAAAGTGCCGTCGGTGTACCTGCCGCAAAGCATCGGGCCGTTCCACGGCGACAGCGACAAGATCGTCGGCCACTACGCCAGCGCCGATGCGGTGTTTGTGCGCGATAACCGTTCTTCGGCGCTGTTCGATGCTTGCGAGAATGTCTACCGCGCGCCGGACCTCGCGGTGCAGGCGCTGGCCGGCAAGATCCTTCAGCAACCCAAGTTCACCCGCTGCGCCTCGACGCCGGCCACGGTGTGCGTGGTGTTGCGCAAACCGCCGGCATGGAGCAAGGAAAAGAAACTTGCCTACGTGGCCAACCTGAAAGTGCTGCTGCAGCGCTTGAAGAACAAAAGCAAAGTGGTCTGCGCCGTACAGAGCGCCGTGCGCGGTAACGATGACGGCGCGTTCTATCGCGAACTGGGCATCACCGAAAACCTGTTGCCGTTGAAGGCGACACTGGCCAAATACCAACCGGACCTGGTGATCTCCGTACGCCTGCACGGCGCGATCGAATCGCTGCTCTCGGGAGTGCCGGCGTACCACATCAGCTACGAGCGCAAAGGCTTCGGCGCCTATCAGGACATGGGCGTCGAGGACTGGGTCATCAACGGCGGCGACATCAATGTCGACACCATCATCGACACGGTTTACGCGCCTGACGCGCTGTCGAATTTCGGCAAACGCCTGACCGACACCTGCCGCGAGATCGAGGCAAAAACCGTAGCCATGGACGACATCATCAAGGGCGTCATTCGATGA
- a CDS encoding glycosyltransferase: MKKILHVAETIKGGVATVIRTISAAPEDGRYELVYLVPLDQKKELHGIDAQQIRTFARSGRNVPSLLRFAWQLARVLVKEKPDVVHLHSTFSGVIGRCVCVLLRPWRKPKIVYCPHAFSFLMESSPIKQKVYAWIERVLQKVTDKIICVSQFELDKAAKFGIERQRMTLIYNGIDHKHDERKANDPAPIHLLFVGRLDYQKGFDVLLKAYSEAQRSDLKLTVVGSAVNEDVVECPPLDGVEYLPWVTPTEVHALYQKADALIVPSRWEGFAMVPLEGMALGLPVIASDCTSLPELVTHGVSGYVFPAGDHQALADRLRKIQKPALSALGIEGRRIVRERFSAALMIRQTYDVYSAPSY; the protein is encoded by the coding sequence GTGAAAAAAATACTGCACGTGGCGGAAACGATCAAAGGTGGGGTGGCGACGGTCATCCGCACGATTTCGGCGGCGCCGGAAGACGGGCGCTATGAGCTGGTGTATCTGGTCCCGCTCGACCAGAAGAAAGAACTGCACGGCATCGATGCTCAGCAGATCCGCACCTTTGCCCGAAGCGGGCGCAACGTGCCGTCGCTGCTGCGTTTTGCCTGGCAGCTGGCGCGGGTTCTGGTCAAGGAAAAACCCGATGTGGTGCATTTGCACAGCACCTTTTCCGGGGTGATCGGCCGTTGCGTGTGCGTGCTCCTGCGACCGTGGCGCAAGCCCAAAATCGTCTACTGCCCCCATGCCTTTTCCTTCCTGATGGAAAGCTCGCCGATCAAGCAGAAAGTCTATGCGTGGATCGAGCGGGTGCTGCAGAAGGTCACGGACAAGATCATCTGCGTCAGCCAGTTCGAGCTGGACAAGGCCGCGAAGTTTGGTATCGAGCGCCAGCGCATGACGCTGATCTACAACGGCATCGATCACAAGCATGACGAACGCAAGGCCAACGATCCGGCACCGATTCATTTGCTGTTCGTCGGTCGCCTCGACTACCAGAAAGGCTTCGACGTGTTGCTCAAGGCCTACAGCGAAGCACAGCGCAGCGACCTGAAACTGACGGTGGTCGGCAGTGCGGTGAACGAGGACGTTGTCGAATGTCCGCCGCTGGACGGGGTGGAATACCTGCCCTGGGTAACCCCGACCGAAGTGCACGCGCTGTACCAGAAAGCCGATGCGCTGATTGTCCCGAGCCGCTGGGAAGGCTTTGCCATGGTGCCGCTGGAAGGCATGGCGCTGGGCTTGCCGGTGATCGCCAGCGACTGCACGTCGCTGCCCGAGCTGGTCACCCATGGTGTGTCCGGTTACGTGTTCCCCGCCGGTGACCACCAGGCGCTGGCCGATCGGCTGAGGAAAATCCAGAAGCCTGCGTTGTCGGCCCTTGGCATCGAAGGTCGGCGCATCGTCCGCGAGCGCTTCAGCGCCGCGTTGATGATCCGCCAGACCTACGACGTGTATTCCGCTCCCTCTTATTAA
- a CDS encoding acyltransferase family protein, with product MSSKKKSLEIETLRGLACLLLVLYHVIGPLGGGLKIDIGSPFRVIADSMVYVRMPLFTFISGYIYSIYKIRGNDFSAFFSGKVRRLIVPLFCVGVPFSVLQAVGPGVNKDVSVMDALLSFYVPINHFWFLQAVFIIFMFVGLLEWRGLLRTPTRLYLLFAFAAAVFLLPPFPVDAFGINGAIYLLPFFVAGMIGQEKVSELKQTFKVIGPLVFVLISLTLLYVASVDRELIVDRRSLIGLTVGCVSCIALLSSDMRSKALTWLGGYSYAIFLFHVLFAATSRSILGRLGVKDESVLVFCGVMCGLLGPVLLSMIFSRFNFTSVLFLGERAATKKKPAATIAPVAQIR from the coding sequence ATGTCGAGCAAGAAAAAGTCCCTGGAGATCGAAACCCTGCGTGGTCTGGCGTGCCTGTTGCTGGTGCTCTATCACGTGATCGGACCGTTGGGCGGTGGTTTGAAAATCGACATCGGCTCGCCGTTCCGGGTGATCGCCGATTCGATGGTGTACGTGCGCATGCCGCTGTTCACTTTCATCTCCGGCTACATCTATTCCATCTACAAGATTCGCGGCAATGACTTTTCCGCGTTCTTCAGCGGCAAGGTTCGGCGGCTGATCGTGCCGCTGTTTTGCGTGGGTGTGCCGTTCTCGGTGTTGCAGGCGGTGGGGCCGGGCGTGAACAAGGACGTCAGCGTGATGGATGCGCTGTTGTCGTTCTATGTGCCGATCAACCACTTCTGGTTCTTGCAGGCGGTGTTCATCATTTTCATGTTCGTCGGCCTGCTGGAGTGGCGCGGGCTGCTGCGTACACCGACGCGTTTGTACCTGTTGTTCGCGTTCGCGGCGGCGGTGTTCCTGTTGCCGCCGTTTCCGGTTGATGCGTTCGGCATCAACGGGGCGATTTATCTGCTGCCGTTCTTCGTGGCGGGCATGATCGGCCAGGAGAAAGTCAGCGAGCTGAAGCAGACGTTCAAGGTGATCGGTCCGCTGGTGTTTGTGCTGATTTCGCTGACGCTGCTGTACGTGGCGTCGGTGGACCGCGAGCTGATCGTCGACCGCCGCAGTCTGATCGGCCTGACAGTGGGCTGTGTGTCGTGCATTGCGTTGCTGTCCAGTGACATGCGCTCGAAGGCGCTGACCTGGCTCGGCGGTTATTCCTATGCGATTTTCCTGTTTCATGTGTTGTTCGCCGCCACGTCGCGCTCGATCCTCGGCCGCCTGGGCGTGAAAGACGAAAGCGTGCTGGTGTTCTGCGGCGTGATGTGTGGCTTGCTCGGGCCGGTGCTGTTGTCGATGATTTTCAGTCGGTTCAACTTCACCTCCGTGCTGTTTCTCGGCGAACGTGCCGCGACCAAAAAGAAACCGGCGGCGACCATTGCCCCGGTGGCGCAGATTCGATGA
- a CDS encoding low molecular weight protein-tyrosine-phosphatase, translating to MFKKILVVCVGNICRSPTAELLLRNALTPSAISVTSAGLSARVGEGMESNARQVLEDRGHSAEGFKARQLTADIVNESDLILVMEKQHVNQVLKIASHARGKVFLLGKWQSEREIQDPYRQGQAAFIHAHALIEDAVSSWAQRLAR from the coding sequence TTGTTCAAAAAGATTCTTGTCGTTTGCGTAGGCAATATCTGCCGAAGTCCGACAGCGGAACTTCTGTTGCGCAATGCACTGACGCCCTCGGCGATCAGCGTGACCTCCGCAGGCCTGTCCGCTCGGGTCGGCGAAGGCATGGAGTCCAACGCGCGCCAGGTGCTGGAAGACCGCGGACACAGTGCCGAAGGGTTCAAGGCGCGGCAACTGACAGCGGACATCGTCAATGAATCAGACCTGATTCTGGTCATGGAAAAACAACATGTTAATCAAGTGCTGAAGATTGCCTCTCACGCCAGGGGCAAAGTGTTTCTGCTGGGCAAGTGGCAGAGCGAACGAGAAATACAGGACCCCTATCGTCAGGGGCAAGCCGCTTTTATTCATGCCCATGCATTGATTGAAGATGCTGTTAGCTCATGGGCGCAACGTCTGGCGCGTTGA
- the tal gene encoding transaldolase, which yields MTSKLEQLKQFTTVVADTGDFEAIARVKPVDATTNPSLLLKAAAIPAYAELLNASVRDCKGDVGLASDRFGVAVGQEILKVIPGRISTEVDARLSFDKDAMLKRAHRLIELYDKAGVGRDRVLIKIASTWEGIRAAEILEKEGIQTNLTLLFSFAQAAACADAGVFLISPFVGRIYDWYKKANGNDYTGADDPGVQSVTRIYNYYKANDYKTVVMGASFRNLNQIEQLAGCDRLTISPDLIEKLAADTGKLERKLAPGHAGEARLSLNEAQFRWLSNEDAMATEKLAEGIRQFARDQEKLEALLQAKL from the coding sequence ATGACTTCCAAGCTGGAACAACTCAAACAGTTCACCACCGTCGTGGCCGACACCGGCGACTTCGAAGCGATTGCCCGGGTCAAACCGGTCGACGCCACCACCAACCCTTCCCTGCTGCTCAAGGCAGCGGCGATTCCGGCCTACGCCGAACTGCTGAACGCCAGCGTGCGCGACTGCAAGGGCGATGTCGGCCTGGCCAGCGACCGTTTCGGCGTCGCGGTCGGCCAGGAAATCCTCAAGGTCATTCCGGGCCGCATTTCCACCGAAGTGGATGCGCGCCTGTCGTTCGACAAGGACGCGATGCTCAAGCGTGCCCATCGCCTGATCGAACTTTACGACAAGGCCGGCGTCGGCCGTGACCGCGTACTGATCAAGATCGCTTCGACCTGGGAAGGCATCCGCGCCGCCGAGATCCTGGAAAAGGAAGGTATCCAGACCAACCTGACCCTGCTGTTCTCCTTCGCTCAGGCCGCTGCCTGCGCCGATGCCGGCGTGTTCCTGATCTCGCCGTTCGTGGGCCGCATCTACGACTGGTACAAGAAGGCCAACGGCAACGACTACACCGGTGCCGACGATCCGGGCGTGCAGTCCGTGACGCGCATCTACAACTACTACAAGGCCAATGACTACAAGACCGTGGTCATGGGCGCGAGCTTCCGCAACCTCAACCAGATCGAGCAACTGGCCGGCTGCGACCGCCTGACCATCAGCCCGGACCTGATCGAGAAACTGGCCGCCGACACCGGCAAGCTGGAACGAAAACTCGCTCCGGGCCATGCCGGCGAAGCGCGCCTGAGCCTCAACGAAGCACAATTCCGCTGGCTGTCCAACGAAGACGCGATGGCCACCGAGAAACTGGCCGAAGGCATCCGTCAGTTTGCCCGCGATCAGGAAAAACTCGAGGCGCTGCTGCAAGCCAAGCTGTAA